The Schistocerca americana isolate TAMUIC-IGC-003095 chromosome 5, iqSchAmer2.1, whole genome shotgun sequence genome includes a window with the following:
- the LOC124616192 gene encoding pathogenesis-related thaumatin-like protein 3.5 — translation MNMLICLLLVLALAALGEGRTFVFENQRGETIWVGALGNAGVAPPNGGGWEMAAGSSLTLELDDAWAGRFWGRTGCSFDASGSGTCQTGDCGGVLQCNGAGGVPPVTLAEVTLGGYGGNDYYDISLVDGFNIPVTMTPTDVSGGGDHYSCNPATCPANVNAQCPAELQQVVNGAVVACKSACLAFNTDQYCCRGAYGTPDTCQSTTWPTNYPAFFKGLCPDAYSYAYDDVASTFTCSNTGYRITFS, via the exons ATGAACATGCTGATTTGTTTGCTGCTTGTGCTGGCTCTTGCCGCCTTGGGCGAGGGGAGAACTTTTGTGTTCGAGAACCAACGAGGGGAGACTATATGGGTGGGCGCCCTCGGCAATGCAGGCGTGGCTCCTCCTAACGGCGGCGGCTGGGAAATGGCTGCCGGTAGTTCG CTGACGCTCGAGCTGGACGACGCGTGGGCGGGCCGCTTCTGGGGCCGCACTGGCTGCTCGTTCGACGCGTCCGGCAGTGGCACCTGCCAGACGGGAGACTGCGGCGGAGTGCTGCAGTGCAACGGCGCCGGCGGCGTGCCTCCGGTCACGCTCGCCGAAGTCACCCTGGGCGGCTATGGCGGCAACGACTACTACGACATCAGTCTCGTCGACGGCTTCAACATTCCCGTCACG ATGACTCCTACCGACGTGTCTGGCGGCGGTGACCACTACAGCTGCAACCCAGCGACCTGCCCAGCCAACGTGAACGCCCAGTGTCCCGCAGAGCTGCAGCAGGTGGTCAACGGAGCCGTCGTCGCTTGTAAGAGTGCGTGTCTCGCCTTCAACACCGACCAGTATTGTTGTCGCGGCGCCTACGGTACCCCTGACACCTGCCAGTCCACCACTTGGCCAACCAACTACCCTGCCTTCTTCAAGGGACTCTGCCCTGATGCCTACAGCTACGCCTATGATGATGTTGCCAGCACATTCACGTGCTCGAACACAGGCTACAGGATCACCTTCAGCTGA
- the LOC124616193 gene encoding thaumatin-like protein 1, translating into MSALTFLLLMLGVAALSEGRRFVFENRRGETVWVGALGNAGKGAPKRGGWEMRPGSSVTINVDDSWAGRFWGRTGCSFDGSGRGRCRTGDCGNRLHCNGAGGQPPATLAEVTLGGWGGQDYYDISLVDGFNIPVTMEPIDRRGGGDHYRCNPASCRADINAQCPPELRSDGGCKSACLAFNTDQYCCRGSFGTPQTCRASSWPRNYPAFFKNLCPDAYSYAYDDRRSTFTCEKTAYRIIFS; encoded by the exons atgagCGCGCTGACGTTTTTGCTATTAATGCTGGGTGTCGCCGCCTTGAGCGAAGGAAGAAGATTTGTGTTCGAGAACAGACGCGGAGAGACTGTGTGGGTGGGCGCCCTTGGGAACGCAGGAAAGGGAGCTCCCAAAAGAGGCGGTTGGGAGATGCGCCCTGGTTCTTCG GTCACCATCAACGTGGACGATTCATGGGCAGGCCGTTTCTGGGGTCGCACTGGCTGCTCATTCGACGGCTCCGGACGTGGCAGATGCCGGACTGGAGACTGCGGCAACAGGCTGCACTGCAACGGCGCCGGCGGCCAGCCTCCTGCGACGCTCGCAGAAGTCACCCTGGGCGGGTGGGGCGGTCAGGACTACTACGACATCAGTCTCGTTGATGGCTTCAATATCCCCGTCACG ATGGAGCCCATCGACAGGCGAGGCGGCGGCGACCACTACCGCTGCAACCCCGCATCCTGCCGCGCCGACATAAACGCGCAGTGCCCGCCCGAGCTCCGCTCCGACGGCGGCTGCAAGAGCGCATGCCTCGCCTTCAACACGGACCAGTACTGCTGCCGCGGCAGCTTCGGCACGCCACAAACCTGCAGGGCCTCTTCGTGGCCGAGGAACTACCCCGCCTTCTTCAAGAACCTGTGTCCCGACGCCTACAGCTACGCCTACGACGACCGACGAAGCACCTTCACTTGCGAAAAAACAGCCTACAGGATCATCTTTAGTTGA